One Candidatus Zixiibacteriota bacterium genomic window carries:
- a CDS encoding DUF1648 domain-containing protein: MEWLPRLWLLSVAALLFQAAYYWPRLPERLASHFDASGVPNGYSSRASFIAVWLAVVLLVNIWPAIIGPLIRKLPPGLINTPRKDYWLATQERRTRLIAIVAAMLSGIMLGANVMLLVTFHYTAAYNTGGRGSSGSWIGYAVVAETLLTLGAVVWGLGDSQPPARRLQTAASFVRTIE, encoded by the coding sequence ATGGAGTGGTTGCCCCGTCTCTGGCTGCTGAGTGTCGCCGCGCTGCTCTTTCAAGCGGCCTACTACTGGCCGCGCCTGCCCGAGCGCCTGGCCTCGCACTTCGATGCCTCCGGCGTACCGAACGGCTACTCCTCCCGCGCCTCTTTCATAGCCGTGTGGCTGGCCGTGGTGCTCCTGGTCAACATCTGGCCGGCGATTATCGGCCCGCTCATCCGCAAACTCCCGCCGGGCCTGATCAACACCCCGAGGAAAGACTACTGGCTGGCGACGCAGGAGCGCCGCACCCGCCTGATCGCGATCGTGGCCGCCATGCTCTCAGGCATCATGCTGGGGGCCAATGTGATGTTGCTCGTCACGTTCCACTACACGGCCGCCTACAACACCGGCGGCCGCGGTTCGAGCGGAAGTTGGATCGGGTATGCCGTCGTTGCCGAAACCCTGCTCACCCTCGGAGCCGTGGTGTGGGGGCTTGGTGACTCTCAGCCGCCCGCCCGCCGACTTCAGACCGCAGCCTCCTTCGTGAGAACCATCGAGTAG
- a CDS encoding endonuclease V, whose protein sequence is MQYRQIEKWPVTRAEAAALQTALAREIRIAPAASEPRLIAAVDTAYGRDGKRIYAAAVVVRYPGLEPVDRAEGCAPAIFPYVPGLLFFREGPAVIAALHRLATEPDMLMIHGHGLAHPARCGMAGLLGVLFNRPSTGCSRKLLAGTHRPVADAKGSWEPIRIEGAEVGCAYRSKDRVKPIFVSPGHGCDLAGARELVVRCLRDYRLPEPLRLAHVFANKYKRYQENGTAGRKAGSPPPERT, encoded by the coding sequence GTGCAGTATCGGCAGATTGAGAAGTGGCCGGTGACGCGGGCCGAGGCGGCGGCGCTCCAGACGGCCCTTGCCCGCGAGATCCGGATTGCCCCCGCGGCCTCCGAGCCCCGCCTGATCGCGGCGGTCGACACCGCCTATGGCCGCGACGGCAAGCGGATTTACGCCGCCGCCGTCGTCGTCCGGTATCCCGGCCTGGAGCCGGTGGATCGGGCCGAGGGGTGTGCCCCCGCGATTTTTCCCTATGTGCCGGGGCTGCTGTTTTTCCGCGAGGGACCGGCGGTCATCGCAGCGCTCCACCGCCTGGCGACCGAGCCGGACATGCTCATGATCCATGGCCACGGCTTGGCCCACCCGGCCCGCTGCGGCATGGCCGGCCTGCTCGGCGTCCTGTTCAACCGGCCCTCGACCGGGTGCAGCCGCAAGCTCCTCGCGGGAACTCATCGGCCGGTAGCCGATGCGAAAGGGAGTTGGGAGCCGATCCGCATTGAGGGAGCCGAAGTCGGGTGCGCCTACCGTTCGAAAGACCGGGTGAAACCGATCTTTGTCTCCCCCGGACACGGTTGCGATCTGGCCGGCGCCCGGGAACTGGTGGTCCGCTGTCTGCGGGACTACCGGTTGCCGGAACCTTTGCGGCTGGCGCATGTGTTTGCCAATAAGTACAAGCGCTATCAGGAAAACGGAACAGCCGGCCGTAAGGCCGGATCACCCCCACCGGAGCGAACCTGA
- a CDS encoding methyltransferase domain-containing protein, whose protein sequence is MLKPEEDAFGRGMCDHLHGRYTSLIVERDDGFIDASHVGHRLCLERYARWWKVERQAIRYARGRVLDVGCGAGRVALHLQEKGHPVVAIDYSPLLVHVCRERGVRDVRLMRFADVSADMGVFDAVVLFGGNFGLLETLQKGRRMLRRLHGMTSDRGRIIASVRHPYKVSDVQHLEYHECNRRRGRRGGQLRLRVRYEKLATPWFDYLLVSPEELREIVAGTGWQVSRLFEDESAFYSMVLTKEAAV, encoded by the coding sequence ATGCTGAAGCCGGAAGAGGACGCGTTCGGACGGGGGATGTGCGATCATCTGCACGGGCGGTACACCTCCCTCATTGTGGAGCGCGACGACGGGTTCATCGATGCCAGTCATGTCGGACACCGGTTGTGCCTGGAGCGTTACGCCAGGTGGTGGAAAGTCGAGCGGCAAGCGATTCGCTATGCCCGCGGCCGGGTGCTTGATGTCGGATGCGGGGCCGGACGGGTCGCGCTGCATCTGCAGGAGAAGGGGCACCCGGTAGTGGCGATCGACTACTCGCCTCTGCTCGTGCACGTGTGCCGGGAGCGGGGAGTGCGGGATGTCCGGCTGATGCGGTTCGCCGATGTCTCCGCCGACATGGGAGTGTTCGACGCCGTCGTGCTGTTCGGGGGGAATTTCGGACTTCTCGAAACGCTCCAAAAGGGGCGGAGAATGCTGAGGCGGCTTCACGGGATGACATCGGACCGCGGCCGCATCATCGCCTCGGTGCGACATCCGTACAAGGTTTCGGACGTGCAGCACCTGGAATACCACGAGTGCAATCGCCGACGGGGGCGTAGGGGAGGCCAGCTCCGGCTGAGGGTCCGGTACGAGAAGCTCGCGACTCCCTGGTTCGATTACCTTTTGGTGTCGCCGGAGGAATTGCGGGAGATCGTTGCCGGGACGGGCTGGCAGGTCTCTCGATTGTTCGAGGACGAATCGGCTTTCTACTCGATGGTTCTCACGAAGGAGGCTGCGGTCTGA
- the tsaD gene encoding tRNA (adenosine(37)-N6)-threonylcarbamoyltransferase complex transferase subunit TsaD, translated as MLALGIETSCDETAAAVIADGSRVLANVILSQADHARFGGVVPEIASREHLKTIVPIYRQAMETAGVGIGDLGLIAATMGPGLVGPLLVGLTFAKGLAFAARLPFVPVNHLEGHLAANLLAYADLSPHHLTLVVSGGHTMLIEVNGFGVYRVLGRTQDDAAGEAFDKVAKLMDLGYPGGARLDKLAQQGNPGYVRFPRAMLDREDYHFSFSGLKTAVALHLKKLSPGELARHKADIAASFQEAVAEVLAEKTLRAARDLQIHDVTVSGGVAANSRLRALLGERLTPEGRRLFSPPPELCTDNAAMIAAAGYFRYRKEGAGEMSANAVPYLRLT; from the coding sequence ATGCTCGCGCTGGGTATTGAGACATCGTGCGACGAAACCGCGGCGGCCGTGATCGCCGACGGCTCGCGGGTGCTCGCCAACGTCATCCTCTCGCAGGCCGACCACGCCCGCTTCGGCGGCGTGGTGCCGGAAATCGCCAGCCGGGAACACCTGAAAACGATCGTGCCGATCTACCGGCAGGCGATGGAGACGGCGGGGGTGGGGATCGGCGACCTCGGACTGATCGCCGCCACCATGGGGCCGGGGCTGGTCGGGCCGCTCCTGGTGGGGCTGACCTTCGCCAAAGGACTGGCCTTCGCGGCGCGCCTGCCGTTCGTGCCGGTGAACCACCTCGAGGGACACCTCGCGGCAAACCTGCTGGCCTACGCCGACCTCTCCCCCCACCACCTCACGCTGGTGGTTTCGGGAGGGCACACGATGCTCATCGAGGTGAATGGGTTCGGCGTCTACCGGGTGCTCGGCCGGACGCAGGATGACGCCGCCGGGGAAGCGTTCGACAAGGTGGCCAAGCTGATGGATCTCGGCTACCCGGGGGGCGCGCGGTTGGACAAACTCGCGCAGCAGGGAAACCCCGGCTACGTGCGGTTTCCGCGGGCGATGCTCGACCGGGAGGACTACCACTTCTCGTTCTCTGGGCTGAAAACCGCGGTGGCGCTGCACCTGAAGAAGCTATCGCCCGGGGAGCTCGCGCGGCACAAGGCGGATATCGCCGCGTCGTTCCAGGAAGCGGTGGCCGAGGTGCTGGCGGAGAAGACGCTCCGGGCGGCCCGCGACCTCCAGATACACGACGTCACCGTCTCCGGCGGCGTGGCCGCCAACAGCCGGCTCCGCGCCCTCCTGGGCGAGCGGCTGACGCCGGAGGGGCGGCGGCTGTTCTCTCCGCCGCCGGAACTGTGCACCGACAACGCGGCGATGATCGCGGCGGCGGGGTACTTTCGCTACCGCAAAGAAGGCGCGGGGGAAATGTCGGCGAACGCCGTGCCGTACCTGCGACTTACGTAA
- the pepF gene encoding oligoendopeptidase F, with product MWLTSRVLSPVLLAVGLFLAAASAVISADSAIPQRADIADQYKWRVADIFPTDSAWEAAFAGLQGSIGLFDQYRGRLGEGPATLLACLATRDSIELIADNLYVYAYLILDEDNRVSTYQEMGGRIRQLWSRISEGTSFIEPEIIAAGKDKIVGFAGQDPKLAVYRHYLDDLFRKQAHVLSDKEEALLALAGPAVSASGEIFNMVDNADIDYGTVADENGAEVALTKERVYKMLESTDRELRRRVSDRYNAAYLDYENTLAATLAASVKSDYFQAQARGYATCLESSLDRYNIPVAVFHSLIAAVNENLAPLHKWASLRKRILGVDTLFTFDLSVPLMPEGRKEYTYEQAQEILRRGLQPLGPQFLTDLEKGFTSGWIDVYETEGKGSGAYSWGTYSSHPYVLLNYNGTLASVFTLAHEMGHAMHSYYTNRHEPYISHNHSLFAAEVASTGNEAVLMKYLLDNTTDRGDKMELLNYYIEQIIGSFFTQVMFSEFELTIHERIESGQALSAEFMRKTYRDIYQKYWGPDLTIGAVNDLGCLRIGHFYSQYYVYQYATSYAAAQAMSQKVLEDPKYLDTYMQFLAVGNSDYPVEILKKAGVDLTSPEPVQRTMKLFADLVDQMEALLAESGK from the coding sequence ATGTGGCTCACATCGCGTGTCCTTTCCCCCGTCCTCCTCGCGGTCGGGCTGTTTCTCGCAGCCGCGTCCGCCGTCATTTCCGCCGACAGCGCCATTCCCCAGCGGGCGGATATCGCCGACCAATACAAGTGGCGGGTCGCCGACATCTTCCCGACCGACAGCGCCTGGGAGGCCGCCTTCGCCGGTCTCCAGGGAAGCATCGGGCTGTTCGACCAATACCGCGGCCGTCTGGGCGAGGGACCGGCGACCCTCCTGGCCTGTCTGGCCACCCGCGACAGCATCGAGCTGATCGCCGACAACCTGTATGTCTACGCCTACCTGATACTCGATGAGGACAACCGGGTGAGCACCTACCAGGAGATGGGAGGGCGCATCCGGCAGTTGTGGTCCCGGATTTCCGAGGGGACCTCCTTCATCGAACCGGAGATCATCGCCGCCGGCAAGGACAAGATCGTCGGATTCGCCGGGCAGGACCCGAAGCTGGCGGTGTACCGCCACTACCTGGACGATCTCTTCCGCAAGCAGGCGCACGTGCTGTCGGACAAGGAGGAGGCTCTCCTGGCGCTGGCCGGGCCTGCGGTGAGCGCATCCGGAGAAATCTTCAACATGGTCGACAACGCCGATATCGACTACGGCACGGTGGCCGATGAGAACGGCGCGGAGGTGGCGCTCACGAAAGAGCGCGTATACAAGATGCTCGAGTCCACCGACCGCGAACTCCGCCGACGGGTGAGCGACCGGTACAACGCCGCCTACCTCGACTATGAGAACACGCTGGCGGCGACGTTGGCGGCCTCGGTCAAGAGCGACTACTTCCAGGCCCAGGCGCGCGGCTACGCGACCTGCCTGGAGTCCTCGCTCGACCGCTACAACATCCCGGTCGCGGTCTTCCACAGCCTCATCGCGGCGGTCAACGAGAACCTCGCCCCGCTGCACAAGTGGGCCTCGCTGCGCAAACGCATCCTCGGGGTCGACACGCTCTTCACGTTTGACCTCTCCGTGCCGCTCATGCCGGAGGGGCGGAAGGAGTATACCTACGAGCAGGCCCAGGAGATCCTCCGCCGCGGCTTGCAGCCGCTGGGGCCGCAGTTCCTTACTGACCTCGAGAAAGGGTTCACGTCGGGCTGGATCGACGTCTACGAGACGGAGGGGAAGGGGTCGGGGGCGTACTCGTGGGGAACTTACAGCTCGCACCCCTACGTGCTGCTGAATTACAACGGGACGCTGGCCTCGGTGTTCACGCTCGCCCACGAAATGGGCCACGCCATGCACAGCTACTACACCAACCGGCACGAACCGTACATCAGCCACAACCATTCGCTCTTCGCGGCCGAGGTGGCCTCCACGGGGAACGAAGCGGTTCTCATGAAGTACCTCCTGGACAACACGACCGACCGGGGCGACAAGATGGAGCTGCTCAACTACTACATCGAGCAGATCATCGGGTCGTTCTTCACCCAGGTCATGTTCAGCGAATTCGAGCTGACGATCCACGAGCGGATCGAGAGCGGGCAGGCGCTGTCGGCCGAATTCATGCGCAAGACCTACCGCGACATCTACCAGAAGTACTGGGGGCCGGACCTGACGATCGGGGCGGTCAACGACCTGGGGTGCCTGCGCATCGGGCATTTCTACAGCCAGTACTACGTCTACCAGTACGCCACCTCCTACGCGGCGGCGCAGGCGATGTCCCAGAAGGTGCTCGAGGATCCGAAATATCTCGATACCTACATGCAGTTCCTGGCGGTCGGCAATTCCGACTACCCGGTGGAGATCCTGAAGAAGGCGGGGGTCGACCTGACCTCGCCCGAACCGGTCCAGCGGACGATGAAGCTGTTCGCCGACCTGGTGGACCAGATGGAGGCGCTGCTGGCCGAGAGCGGCAAATAA
- a CDS encoding amidohydrolase gives MPHSPDRPDRILAAAKRIAARQAALRRHLHQYPELSAREFRTSEYLAAALRRLGLRLLATTTDTGVLAELQGVAGGRTVVVRSDIDALPITERTGLPFASKNPGCMHACGHDMHMAVVWGVAAVLSGLRGQIAGTVRFIFQPSEEMPPGGARPMIESGALTDASAVFGLHVDPHVRTGKIGLRDGPTMAAVTDFDLIVRGRSAHAARPHLGVDAITTAAEVIEAVQKVVAREIDPVEPAVITFGQIEGGVARNVVADEVRVAGTARTLSPRAEKAVPRLIRRVAENIGRARGARVELRLIADYPVLSNDPRANRVLARNMERLYGRGKIETTEVMLGGEDFACYLKQAPGAMVRLGVGNRKIKADQPWHSPAFIADEAALPVGTALLAAAVLDVLSGGLA, from the coding sequence GTGCCCCACTCCCCTGACCGACCAGACCGGATTCTCGCCGCGGCGAAGCGGATCGCTGCCCGCCAGGCGGCGCTGCGCCGCCACCTCCATCAGTATCCCGAACTTTCCGCGAGGGAGTTTCGGACGAGCGAGTACTTGGCCGCCGCGCTGCGGCGGCTGGGCCTGCGGTTGCTTGCGACCACGACCGACACCGGTGTGCTGGCGGAGTTGCAGGGGGTTGCGGGGGGGCGGACGGTGGTCGTGCGCAGCGACATCGACGCGCTGCCGATTACGGAGCGCACCGGCCTGCCGTTCGCATCGAAAAACCCGGGCTGCATGCACGCCTGCGGCCACGATATGCACATGGCGGTAGTCTGGGGAGTGGCAGCCGTGCTGAGCGGTCTGCGCGGCCAAATCGCCGGAACCGTCCGGTTCATCTTCCAACCCTCCGAAGAAATGCCCCCCGGCGGGGCGCGGCCGATGATCGAGTCGGGCGCCCTGACAGACGCCTCCGCGGTGTTCGGTCTCCATGTCGACCCGCACGTGCGGACGGGGAAAATCGGCCTGCGGGACGGTCCGACGATGGCGGCGGTGACCGATTTCGATCTCATTGTGCGCGGCCGGAGCGCCCATGCCGCCCGGCCCCACCTGGGAGTGGATGCGATCACAACCGCCGCCGAGGTGATCGAGGCGGTGCAGAAAGTGGTCGCGCGCGAGATCGACCCGGTCGAGCCGGCCGTGATCACGTTCGGGCAGATCGAGGGCGGGGTGGCGCGCAACGTGGTCGCCGACGAGGTGCGGGTGGCCGGGACGGCGCGGACGCTGTCGCCGCGGGCCGAGAAGGCGGTGCCGCGCCTGATCCGCCGGGTGGCCGAAAACATCGGCCGGGCCCGCGGCGCCCGGGTCGAGCTGCGCCTGATCGCCGACTATCCGGTGCTCAGCAACGACCCGCGCGCCAACCGTGTGCTGGCCCGCAACATGGAACGGCTCTACGGACGCGGTAAAATCGAAACGACCGAGGTGATGCTCGGCGGCGAGGATTTCGCCTGCTACCTCAAGCAGGCGCCGGGGGCGATGGTGCGGTTGGGTGTGGGGAACAGGAAAATCAAGGCCGACCAACCCTGGCACTCGCCGGCGTTCATAGCCGACGAAGCGGCCCTGCCGGTCGGCACCGCGCTGCTGGCGGCGGCGGTCCTGGACGTCCTCTCAGGCGGGCTCGCATGA
- a CDS encoding carboxymuconolactone decarboxylase family protein has protein sequence MSDRVQQFRQEREKLNEIVLERDNLDIKRFFALDGAVYRDGALDAKTKELLGLAASLVLRCDDCIAYHVIRARENRVTDAEFDEVMAIALVVGGSITIPHLRRAARLWKEMKEE, from the coding sequence ATGTCGGATCGGGTACAACAGTTCAGGCAGGAGCGGGAGAAGCTGAACGAGATTGTCCTCGAGCGGGACAACCTCGATATCAAGCGCTTCTTCGCTCTGGACGGCGCCGTGTACCGGGACGGTGCGCTGGACGCCAAAACCAAGGAGCTGCTCGGACTGGCGGCCTCGCTGGTGCTCCGCTGCGACGACTGCATCGCCTACCACGTCATCCGCGCCCGGGAGAACCGCGTGACCGACGCGGAGTTCGACGAGGTGATGGCGATCGCGCTGGTGGTCGGCGGCTCCATCACCATTCCCCACCTGCGCCGGGCGGCCCGGCTGTGGAAGGAGATGAAAGAGGAATGA